TCCAGAGAGGAGAAAATCATAGGCGCAGCGTGGAGGGCGCTTGGCGCGCCGAAGCTGCCGCCGGGCCCCTACGGCGCGGATACCGAGGCGTCTGTACGCCGCGCGCTGCTGGATGGAAATTTCGACGCGCGTTCGGTTTTTGGCGGTCCCGCGCTATTCGCGTTGCAGGAGGCTGCAAAAGTGCCGCTCGGCGACGATTGCGCGGTTTGGAACACGGGAAAATTCAGCCTACTTTCAACCACGGACATGTTGGTTGAAGGAACGCACTTTATATTGCCCGAAAAGCGAACGATACCGCGGCCGACGCGCCCCGAATACGCGGATCCGCGAGACCGGCTTGGCTCGCTGTTCAACCTTGGTTGGAAATCGCTTGCCGTAAACGTGAGCGACATAGCCGCATGCGGGGGATTGCCGGTGGGATACCTGGTGAGCCTTGGAATCCCGCCGGAAACCAAAGATGCGGAAATCTCCGCCTTCACGAAGGGCGTCGCGAAGGCCTCGCGCGCGTTCCGAGTCCGCGTTTTCGGCGGCGACCTGGTTTCGTCCCAGTGCTGGATTGTATCGGTGACGGTGCTGGGCATCGCGGAAAACGGGCTGGCGGTCGGCCGTGCTGGCGCCGCGCCGGGCGATCACATCCTTGTAACCGGGGACATCGGCCTCGCAAGGACAGGAATGGAAGTGTTGTACCCCGCGCTTTCCGGCTTGCCGAGACATATCGTTCCTGATATATCCGGGTTTCCCGAGTCCGTGAAGACCTTCACCAGACCCGTCGCACAAATCAAGACCGGCCGAATACTTGCGGCGCGCGGACTTGCCACCGCGATGCTGGACACGTCCGACAGCATCGCCAAGAGCGTCAGGCTTCTATGCGAGGCCGGCGGAACCGGATGCGTGCTCGAGCTGGGAGAATTCCGGGCTCATCCGGAAGTGGAGCGATACACGGGAATGCTCGAAAAATCCCCAGAATTGCGCGAAGGCGGCCGGGATATCGGATACGAGTCCACGTATCTGGAACGCTTCATTCTGGATTCTGCCGAGGATTACCAGCTTCTATTCACGGTTCCGCCGGACGCATTGGATAGGGCGGGCTTTTTTGCGAAAGCCGCGCCCTCGCAAAATTACATAATCGAGCTTTACCGCAAGGGGGGGAAGGCGATGCGCATCGGCGAGATGACTCGCGGTAAAAAACTCGTGGTTAACCGCCATGGAAAGCTATACCCGCTCATGGAAAGCGGTTTCGAGCACTTTGGAAAAACCGGTTGACGGCTATCCGCGCCTGACCTTGATCGTGCGCGGCATTTTGCCAAAATCTCGCATTGACTTGATGCGCTCCATCACGAACGGAGTCACAAGAGTGTCGGCGCTTATCAGCAGGATTCCATTGGCATCGTATACATTGTCCGCGACAACATCCCGAAGCTTCAGCTCATCCACCGGAATGTCCATCGAAGGAGTTTTTGGCGCGGATTCTTCTTCCGAAAGAATCGCTGCAATCGCAGGCTTGAGATTTGGATCGAATTTTGTTCCCATGCCGGCACAGACCAAGTCCAAAGCCGATTTTCGCGAATGTCGCACTCCCGTTTTTCTGCCGTTCAAGGTTTCGTCCACCTCGTCCGCGAGCGAAAGAATCCTTGCACCAAGCGGAATCGCGTCGCCGGCGAGCCCGTCGGGATACCCGCTGCCGTTGTACCTTTCCTGGTGAAACTCGACGATTTCCGATACTTCGGTTGCATCGGTCATTTCCTTTATGAGCATTGCTCCGAGCCTCGGGAACTTCCGGTATATCTCCCTTTTCTCGGCATCCAAATTTTGCGGCGGCACCGCCAGCACCTCGTCGGGCAGGGCGATGTACCCGATTTGATGCAGCAGCGATGCCACATACAGGTGCTTCACGAACTCCTCGTTCTGACCGATCCGCCTTGCAATGTCGCACGCCAATTTTGCGACACGGCCGCTGTGGCTTCCCTTGAAATATTCCCGTCCCTCAATCATACGGCTGAGGATTTCGGCGGAACCTTTGAATCCTTCCTCCGCCGCCGCCTTTTTGTCTTCCAGTTCACGGACAAGCGATGCGAAATGCACTTGAAGCGAATCCACGCGCTTCCTGTGTTCCTCTATTTCATTGCGGTAATGCCTTTCCGTATCGGCGTGCTTCAAGAACCGCTGAACGTAAGCCAGCAAGACCGACGGCTCGAACGGTTTTGGGATGAAGCCCGAAACTCCTTGGGCCAAAAGCTCTTTGAGTATCCGCGAGTCGTCAATAACCGAGACGACAATGACAAGAGGGGGCGGATTCAGCGCCATCGCCTGCACGATTAAATCGTAGCCGTGCATTTTCGGCATCCGCAGGTCGGTCAGGAGCAGCTCAAAAGGATGCTCCTTCAACCTTGCAAGCCCCTCCTGGCCGGTTTCCGCCAAGGTGCATTCGATACCCGCGTGTTTGAGTGTCGCCGAAATCAGCTCGCGAATCATTTTCTCGTCGTCCACGACGAGAACGCGTCCAGCGGACTTTCCCTTTTCCGCCACTTTTCCCCCTGTAACAAATCCGGACCGATCAAGGCGCCCGCGACGATTATACATCATTTCGCTTGGTCGCGTCTTGGCTGCGGCCGCAGACTCGTTGACCGCCATGCGGACGCGTGGGTATAATGCCCGTTCCGCATGCCGACGTAGCTCAACCCGGTTAGAGCGCTTGACTGTGGATCAAGAGGTTCTGGGTTCAAATCCCAGCGTCGGTATTTGAATTTCACGGCTGCATACGCCGCCGCACCGAAGGATACCGATATGTCGCCCGTCGAACCGAGGACGCTTAAAGGATTCCGCGACATTCTTCCCGCGGAGATGCTTGCGCGCGACCGCGTGATTGATGCAGTGCGCACAACGTACGAAAAATACGGATTCGTCCCGCTCGGAACGCCCGCGCTGGAAGCGAAGGAAACCCTTCTCGGTTACGGCGAGGAAGCGAACAAACAGATTTACCTTTTCAAGGACCGCGACGGCGCGGACGTGGGGCTTCGCTACGACCTGACGGTGCCGCTCTGCCGCGTCATCGCGCAGTATCCGGAGCTGCCGCTGCCTGTCAAGCGCTACCAGGTGCAGCCCGTCTGGCGGTTCGACAAGCCCGATCCCGGGCGCTACCGCGAGTTTATCCAATTCGATATAGACACCGTAGGCTCGACGGGTATGGCGGCGGATGCGGAGATAATCGCCGCGATGTGTGATTCGCTTTCATCGCTTTCGCTCGATTTCCGGCTGCGCATCAGCAACCGCAAGATACTCAACGGGATGCTGGATTTCGCCGGGATCGCGCGCGATATGGGCGCGTCAGTTATGCGCGTCCTTGACAAGCTCGACAAGCAGGGGCTGGACGCGGTTCTGCTGGAGCTCGGGCCGGGGCGCGTGGACGCGTCGGGCGACAAAATCCGCGGCCTCGAATTGCCCGGCGAAGCAATCTCGAAAATCGAGCAATTTCTTTCGCTGAACCGCGCTGCGCGCGCGGAGACGATTGCGGCCGCGCGCGAATTGCTTTCCGGTATCGAGGATGCGGAGGCGGGCCTGTCCGAGCTGGATGAAATCTCCGGCTATCTCGATTCGCTGGGAGTTTCGGACGGGCGCGCGTGCATAGACCTTTCGATCGCGCGCGGCCTGGAGTATTACACCGGGCCGGTGTTCGAAGCGGTGCTTGTTGACGCGCCGGAATTCGGAAGCGTCGCCGCCGGCGGAAGGTACGACACGCTTATCGAAAAATTCATCGGCAAAAGCATTCCCGCTACCGGCGTTTCGATAGGCGTGGACAGGCTGGTCGCAGCGATGGCCGCGCTCGGAATGGCCGCGGCGCGCCCTTCCACCGCGGACGTGCTCGTCACGGTTATGGACAAATCGCGGCTCTCGGATTATTTCGCAATCGCGGGAAAGCTGCGCGCGGAAGGAATCCGTACCGAGGTTTACATGGGAGACGAGAAGGGCATCGGCAAGCAACTGAAGTACGCCGACCGCCAGGTCATTCCCGTCGCGGTGATAATCGGCACGGACGAGTTCGCCGCCGGCACCGCGTCGATCAAGGATTTGCGAATCACACGCAAAGAGCCTGCCGCGACCGCGGACATCAAGAACCGCGACGAATGGCTGAAGGCGCGCAAGGGGCAATCCACGGTTCCGCTTGGCGGACTTGCGGGCGAGCTGCGATCCATACTCGCCGAAAGGGAATAGGGAGAGCGCATTATGGATGACAGCGGGCATCCTGTTGTAATCACCGGCGGAAGTCTTTCAGTCGAGGAAATCGTGCGCGTCGCGCGGCGTGGGGCGAAGGTGGAAATCGCGCCGGAAGTGAAGCTTCGCCTTGACAGGATGCGCGCGTGGATGGAAAAGTATGTGAAGGAATCGCTATACTCCCCCCCCGGCGAAACCGAAAAGGAGCTGCGACGCCGGATGATATACGGCGTGACGACCGGTTTCGGCACGCTCAAGGACAGGCGGCTGCATGACATGGATGCCGCGCACAAACTCCAGGAGAATTTGATCGTCAGCCACTGCACCGGCACCGGCCCCGCGTTTTCCGACGAAGTCGTGCGCGCGGTTATGCTCGTGCGCGCGAACACGCTTGCTGCCGGACGTTCCGGAGTGCGGTACGAACTTTTATCGCGGCTCGTGGAAATGCTGAACAGCGGCGCGCTGCCCGTCGTCCCGGAGCAGGGCTCGGTAGGAGCCAGCGGCGACCTCGCGCCGATGGCGCACCTCGCGCTTTCGCTCATCGGCAAAGGCCCGGTGCGCTATCGCGGAAAAGAATACGCGAATCTAGCGGAACTCAACACGAGCACGACGGGCGGGATTCCCGTTTCCGTCGGCGACGCGTTCGAGCTCAAATGCAAGGAAGGGCTGGCGCTGCTCAACGGCACGTCCGTTATGGCCGCGCAGGCCGCGCTTGCGCTTCACGACGCGCGGCGGCTTCTGGACTGGGCGGATGCTGCGGGCGCGGTTACGATGGAATCGCTTCTGGGCGCGACGCGCGCGTTCGATGAAATCGTTTTTTCGGTTTACAAACACCGCGGCGCGGCAATTTCCGCCGGCCACGTGCGCCGGATGACCGCTGGCAGCGAGCTGGTCAACCGCTCCGCGCAGGTGCATGACCCGTATTCGGTGCGCTGCATTCCGCAGGTGCACGGCGCGGCGCGCGACGCGATCGCGTACGCGGGTGAAACGATCGAAACCCATCTCGGCGCGATCACCGACGACCCGATTTTCTTCACCGCGGACGAAGTCGAAAAGTCCCCCCCCGCCGACGGCTGGTCGAAGCGGCTGCACTTCGAGGAGGGCCACTTCCACGGCGAGCCGCTTGCGATGGCGCTGGACATGCTCGCGATCGCGATCGCGGAAATAGCTTCGATAAGCGAGCGGCGCATCCAGACGCTGCTCGATCCCAACCACAGCCGCGGCCTGCCGGGATGCCTCATAGACAATCCCGTGGGAATCAACTCCGGGTATATGCTCGCGCAGTACACCGCGGCGTCGCTCGTCAGCGAGAACAAGACGCTTGCGCATCCGGCGTGCGTGGACTCGATTCCGACGTCGGCCAACGCGGAGGATCACGTAAGCATGGGCGCCTGGGCGGCGCGCAAAGCCCGCCGCGTCGTGGAGAACGCAAGGAACGTACTCGCAATCGAGCTTCTTTGCGCAACCGAGGCGCTTTCGTTCCGCACTGGGCGGCAGGAAGTGACAGCGGGCGTCGCCGCGGGAAGGAAAAAGCTGGATGCGACGGGCGCGCCCGGCGCGGGGACGCAGTGGGTGTACGACCTCGTGAGAATCGATCACGCGATCCCGCACCTGGACGGCGCGGATAGGAATTTGAAGCCGCTTATAGACACCGCCGCGGAGATAATCGGCGCAAGCGACCTGTCGGAGTTC
This is a stretch of genomic DNA from bacterium. It encodes these proteins:
- a CDS encoding thiamine-monophosphate kinase, which gives rise to MIYKSREEKIIGAAWRALGAPKLPPGPYGADTEASVRRALLDGNFDARSVFGGPALFALQEAAKVPLGDDCAVWNTGKFSLLSTTDMLVEGTHFILPEKRTIPRPTRPEYADPRDRLGSLFNLGWKSLAVNVSDIAACGGLPVGYLVSLGIPPETKDAEISAFTKGVAKASRAFRVRVFGGDLVSSQCWIVSVTVLGIAENGLAVGRAGAAPGDHILVTGDIGLARTGMEVLYPALSGLPRHIVPDISGFPESVKTFTRPVAQIKTGRILAARGLATAMLDTSDSIAKSVRLLCEAGGTGCVLELGEFRAHPEVERYTGMLEKSPELREGGRDIGYESTYLERFILDSAEDYQLLFTVPPDALDRAGFFAKAAPSQNYIIELYRKGGKAMRIGEMTRGKKLVVNRHGKLYPLMESGFEHFGKTG
- a CDS encoding histidine ammonia-lyase; the encoded protein is MDDSGHPVVITGGSLSVEEIVRVARRGAKVEIAPEVKLRLDRMRAWMEKYVKESLYSPPGETEKELRRRMIYGVTTGFGTLKDRRLHDMDAAHKLQENLIVSHCTGTGPAFSDEVVRAVMLVRANTLAAGRSGVRYELLSRLVEMLNSGALPVVPEQGSVGASGDLAPMAHLALSLIGKGPVRYRGKEYANLAELNTSTTGGIPVSVGDAFELKCKEGLALLNGTSVMAAQAALALHDARRLLDWADAAGAVTMESLLGATRAFDEIVFSVYKHRGAAISAGHVRRMTAGSELVNRSAQVHDPYSVRCIPQVHGAARDAIAYAGETIETHLGAITDDPIFFTADEVEKSPPADGWSKRLHFEEGHFHGEPLAMALDMLAIAIAEIASISERRIQTLLDPNHSRGLPGCLIDNPVGINSGYMLAQYTAASLVSENKTLAHPACVDSIPTSANAEDHVSMGAWAARKARRVVENARNVLAIELLCATEALSFRTGRQEVTAGVAAGRKKLDATGAPGAGTQWVYDLVRIDHAIPHLDGADRNLKPLIDTAAEIIGASDLSEFFGVPG
- the hisS gene encoding histidine--tRNA ligase, which codes for MSPVEPRTLKGFRDILPAEMLARDRVIDAVRTTYEKYGFVPLGTPALEAKETLLGYGEEANKQIYLFKDRDGADVGLRYDLTVPLCRVIAQYPELPLPVKRYQVQPVWRFDKPDPGRYREFIQFDIDTVGSTGMAADAEIIAAMCDSLSSLSLDFRLRISNRKILNGMLDFAGIARDMGASVMRVLDKLDKQGLDAVLLELGPGRVDASGDKIRGLELPGEAISKIEQFLSLNRAARAETIAAARELLSGIEDAEAGLSELDEISGYLDSLGVSDGRACIDLSIARGLEYYTGPVFEAVLVDAPEFGSVAAGGRYDTLIEKFIGKSIPATGVSIGVDRLVAAMAALGMAAARPSTADVLVTVMDKSRLSDYFAIAGKLRAEGIRTEVYMGDEKGIGKQLKYADRQVIPVAVIIGTDEFAAGTASIKDLRITRKEPAATADIKNRDEWLKARKGQSTVPLGGLAGELRSILAERE
- a CDS encoding response regulator, which gives rise to MAEKGKSAGRVLVVDDEKMIRELISATLKHAGIECTLAETGQEGLARLKEHPFELLLTDLRMPKMHGYDLIVQAMALNPPPLVIVVSVIDDSRILKELLAQGVSGFIPKPFEPSVLLAYVQRFLKHADTERHYRNEIEEHRKRVDSLQVHFASLVRELEDKKAAAEEGFKGSAEILSRMIEGREYFKGSHSGRVAKLACDIARRIGQNEEFVKHLYVASLLHQIGYIALPDEVLAVPPQNLDAEKREIYRKFPRLGAMLIKEMTDATEVSEIVEFHQERYNGSGYPDGLAGDAIPLGARILSLADEVDETLNGRKTGVRHSRKSALDLVCAGMGTKFDPNLKPAIAAILSEEESAPKTPSMDIPVDELKLRDVVADNVYDANGILLISADTLVTPFVMERIKSMRDFGKMPRTIKVRRG